One part of the Vitis riparia cultivar Riparia Gloire de Montpellier isolate 1030 chromosome 8, EGFV_Vit.rip_1.0, whole genome shotgun sequence genome encodes these proteins:
- the LOC117920556 gene encoding serine carboxypeptidase-like 45, giving the protein MQTQSWMMILAAVCAALVHFCSSAVESHSAQADQISSLPGQPRVSFQQFSGYITIDEKQDRSFFYYFVEAENDTTALKPLVVWFSGGPGCSSVRGGAFGQHGPFRPSGDILLTNKYSWNREANMLYPESPAGTGFSYSANTSFYTNLNDEITARDNLVFLKNWFIKFPQYKNSELFIAGESYAGHFVPQLAQLILESRVKFNLKGILMGNPLMDFDTNYNSVPHFYWSHGLISDSTYNLFSSKCNYSRMNREQTSGSLSPACLAVRSQYSQEVGDTVDRSDVTLNSCLPTVDPQPQVTENVDVCIRDEVNKYLNREDVQKSLHARLVGVANWSMCGGALRYNIKDKEITMIPVMGSLVKSGIRTFVYSGDQDSIIPLFGTRTLVDGLAKELRLNTTVPYRNWFEGEQVGGWTQVYGDILSFATVRGGSHTVPGTQPARALVLFTAFLKGQPPPAE; this is encoded by the exons ATGCAAACCCAGTCTTGGATGATGATCCTGGCTGCAGTATGTGCGGCTCTGGTTCACTTCTGTTCATCAGCAGTGGAGTCCCACTCTGCCCAGGCTGATCAAATCAGTAGTTTGCCGGGACAACCCCGAGTTAGCTTTCAACAATTTTCGGGATACATAACCATAGATGAAAAGCAGGACAGATCTTTCTTTTACTACTTTGTTGAAGCGGAAAATGACACAACTGCTTTGAAGCCTCTGGTTGTCTGGTTCAGTGGAG GACCTGGTTGCTCCTCCGTGAGAGGTGGAGCTTTCGGCCAACATGGCCCTTTTAGACCCAGTGGCGATATCCTACTCACCAATAAATACAGTTGGAACAGAG AAGCAAACATGTTATATCCGGAGTCACCTGCTGGAACTGGATTCTCTTATTCTGCTAATACGTCCTTCTACACCAACCTAAATGATGAGAttacag CACGAGACAATCTCGTCTTCTTGAAGAATTGGTTCATCAAATTCCCACAATACAAGAACAGCGAATTGTTCATAGCTGGAGAGAGTTATGCTG gTCACTTTGTTCCACAACTTGCCCAACTCATTCTTGAGTCCCGCGTGAAGTTCAATTTGAAAGGAATCCTT ATGGGAAATCCTCTAATGGATTTCGATACTAATTACAACTCAGTCCCACATTTCTACTGGTCCCATGGCTTGATATCAGATTCTACTTACAATCTTTTCTCTTCGAAGTGCAATTATTCTCGAATGAACAGAGAGCAGACATCTGGTTCTTTATCACCTGCTTGTTTAGCTGTACGAAGCCAATATTCACAAGAAGTTGGTGACACTGTTGACCGGTCTGATGTCACTCTTAACTCCTGCTTACCAACTGTCGATCCACAACCG CAAGTCACAGAGAATGTGGATGTTTGTATACGAGACGAAGtaaacaagtatttgaataGGGAAGATGTGCAGAAGTCTCTCCATGCTAGACTAGTTGGAGTCGCCAACTGGAGTATGTGCGGCGG TGCTCTTAGATACAATATAAAAGACAAAGAGATAACCATGATTCCTGTCATGGGCTCCCTTGTCAAGTCTGGTATCCGGACCTTTGTTTACAG TGGGGATCAAGATTCAATAATCCCACTATTTGGAACTCGGACTCTGGTGGATGGATTGGCGAAGGAGTTGAGACTGAATACAACTGTGCCTTACAGAAATTGGTTTGAGGGAGAACAG GTTGGTGGATGGACGCAAGTTTATGGTGACATCCTATCCTTTGCCACCGTGAGAGGAGGGTCACATACAGTGCCGGGTACACAACCAGCCAGAGCACTAGTTCTGTTCACTGCATTTCTAAAAGGACAACCCCCACCAGCTGAATGA